A stretch of Fusarium poae strain DAOMC 252244 chromosome 2, whole genome shotgun sequence DNA encodes these proteins:
- a CDS encoding hypothetical protein (SECRETED:SignalP(1-20)) gives MHFTAIITSAVALLASATSAQPTARQAPVAYANLMVVNANDHSQQPVRIPLAQLTTLNYSVTELRLISLSVHVPDIPSPDVKDVVCQRYQDKYGIQFGSAEFTEGNPALISTNPVDFGWVLCYHKRSD, from the coding sequence ATGCACTTCAccgccatcatcaccagcgCTGTCGCGCTTCTCGCTTCAGCGACTTCGGCCCAACCAACAGCCCGTCAGGCACCTGTTGCCTACGCAAACCTCATGGTTGTCAATGCCAACGACCATAGCCAGCAGCCTGTGAGAATTCCACTCGCACAGCTCACGACCCTCAACTACTCTGTCACTGAGCTGCGTCTCATCAGCCTCAGTGTCCACGTCCCCGACATTCCCTCGCCCGATGTCAAGGATGTTGTTTGCCAGCGATACCAGGACAAGTACGGCATCCAATTTGGCAGCGCCGAGTTTACAGAGGGCAACCCTGCGCTTATCAGCACTAACCCTGTTGATTTCGGCTGGGTTTTGTGTTATCACAAGAGGAGCGATTAA
- a CDS encoding hypothetical protein (SECRETED:SignalP(1-23)~CAZy:GH18) has product MLSLKSLSASLVGVLSLSAGASAAGNSDLVASTYFAGFHANRGFPVSAMPWDKYTDAKYSFAETTEDGGLDLSQSQPEELSCFVNAAKKNGVKALVSIGGWTGARYFSTNFGNEKNRTAFVKTCVDFVKEHDLDGLDFDWEYPNRQGLGCNTINDNDTANFLEFLKQLRQDPVGKGLYLTAASSLFPWNDKAGSPSKDLGGFADVLDYIMIMNYDLYGAWSNVAGPNAALSRSCDERNTMGAGDEAVAKWTDAGIPASQIVLGMPAYGHGFKVNATSAFSRNHKLNLYPAQNSTDRFQGSSWDNDPLIDVCGNPNPPGGTYPFWSLIEEAKFLDTKGNPAPGIAYTWDKCSKTPFLYDEKTETYVSYDNARSFGEKGKFVKAKGLGGFATYEAGGDYNNILIDAVRSAVGLS; this is encoded by the exons ATGTTATCTCTTAAATCACTGTCAGCCTCGCTGGTAGGTGTCCTGAGCCTGAGCGCCGGCGCGTCTGCAGCGGGCAACTCAGATCTTGTAGCCTCAACCTATTTCGCTGGCTTCCATGCCAACCGAGGCTTCCCTGTCTCGGCTATGCCATGGGATAAATACACCGACGCCAAGTACTCCTTTGCCGAAACCACTGAAGACGGTGGACTTGATCTTTCTCAGTCCCAGCCTGAAGAGCTTAGCTGCTTCGTCAACGCCGCTAAGAAAAACGGCGTAAAGGCGCTTGTCTCTATTGGCGGCTGGACAGGCGCCAGATACTTCTCTACCAACTTTGGTAATGAGAAGAACCGTACTGCATTTGTCAAGACGTGCGTAGACTTTGTCAAGGAGCATGACCTGGATGGTCTGGACTTTGATTGGGAGTATCCCAACAGGCAGGGCCTTGGGTGCAACACCATTAATGACAATGACACTGCCAACTTTTTGGAGTTTTTGAAGCAGCTTCGCCAGGACCCTGTTGGAAAGGGTCTCTACCTGACCGCTGCTAGCTCTCTGTTCCCCTGGAACGATAAGGCTGGTTCTCCATCCAAGGATCTTGGGGGCTTTGCTGATGTGCTGGATTACATCATGATCATG AACTACGATCTTTACGGAGCCTGGTCAAACGTGGCCGGCCCCAATGCTGCTCTCTCTCGATCCTGTGACGAACGCAACACCATGGGCGCTGGTGATGAAGCCGTCGCCAAGTGGACCGATGCTGGCATCCCCGCTTCTCAGATCGTCCTTGGCATGCCCGCCTATGGCCATGGCTTCAAGGTCAATGCGACATCTGCCTTCAGCCGAAACCACAAGCTCAACTTGTACCCTGCCCAGAACTCCACCGACCGCTTTCAGGGAAGCAGCTGGGACAACGATCCTCTCATCGACGTTTGTGGAAACCCTAACCCCCCTGGCGGAACTTATCCTTTCTGGAGTCTTATCGAAGAGGCCAAGTTCCTCGATACGAAGGGTAACCCTGCACCTGGCATTGCCTATACTTGGGATAAGTGCAGCAAGACG CCCTTCCTATACGACGAGAAGACAGAGACCTACGTCAGCTATGATAATGCGCGATCCTTCGGTGAGAAGGGCAAGtttgtcaaggccaagggacTCGGAGGATTTGCTACGTATGAGGCTGGTGGCGATTACAACAACATTCTGATTGATGCTGTCCGATCAGCTGTTGGACTATCTTGA